In the genome of Thermoproteus tenax Kra 1, the window AGATACAATTATCTCGGCCTCCTCGATCTTGACGCCCCCAGACGCCTTAGGCTCAACGCCGCCTGTCTTAAACAACTGGATCGGCTGGGGCGTCAACTCGACCACTCTAGAGGGGACCTTTGGGGGCTCCCCCAAGAATTTGCCGGGGGCAACCGTCATGACCAGCGGCCTTCTCGCTCTGATAGTAGCTATTGCCTTGTTCCCGAACACATATCTATCGGCTATGACCTCCTCCCCCTCGACTCTAAATGATATGACGTCCACCAAGAATGATGCGCCTAGTCTCTGTGCCACGTAGGCGCCCAGCGTTCTTGAATTCTTAGTCGATGGCATAATGACGACATCGTAGTCCTTGGCCAACTGCAGAACTGCGCCCACTCTAATGCCCAGATCCCGCGGATCGCCTGAGATCTTGTATATCGTCTGTGCCCCCTCCGCCGCCTTC includes:
- a CDS encoding electron transfer flavoprotein subunit alpha/FixB family protein encodes the protein MRSLVVFPNKEALYAASIVGEVSAVAVGDAELKAAEGAQTIYKISGDPRDLGIRVGAVLQLAKDYDVVIMPSTKNSRTLGAYVAQRLGASFLVDVISFRVEGEEVIADRYVFGNKAIATIRARRPLVMTVAPGKFLGEPPKVPSRVVELTPQPIQLFKTGGVEPKASGGVKIEEAEIIVSVGRGFKKREDLAMAFDLARAMGGQVGCSRPIAADLKWLSEDHWVGLSGHKVRPKLYLAIGISGQPQHIAGILDSRIIAAINSDPSAPIFQYADYGVVEDLYKIVPILIKKISEAKK